Genomic segment of Populus trichocarpa isolate Nisqually-1 chromosome 12, P.trichocarpa_v4.1, whole genome shotgun sequence:
ATAATGCTAGGTTATTGGTGCAGCTTCCCGAGTATTTTTATGGACATTCCATATCTGAAATAATCATCTCCTTGTGCTGAAAATTCCCAACATTTGAGAAAAGTAATAGAGGCTGGAATTGTAGTACATGAGGAGCATAATTATATAGTCTGGTAATCCCTGCTGCTTCTGATAGGTTGTAGTTCTTTTTGTTGAATTACAATTTTGGTAATGCATTTAATGATACCTGTGTACTCGTTTTAAGTTTGGTTAAACATCCAGCGGATATGTGAAGCTTGTCTGCAAATTACACTTGATAACAGTCTGGTAGAAACTGTCATTTCTGTTTTATCTGCTAGAATCTtcatttttaagataaaaggGATTTCTACTGATTATTGAACTTTCTTCTGCAATTGAAGGTTAGAGCAGGAGTCGAGATGGCATTGATTGATGCAGTGGCTAAAAGCATCAATGTACCTTTATGGATATTATTTGGTGGAGCTTCTGATAGCATAACAACTGATATAACAGTTCAGTTCACTTCTCGGTGATTATACCTTAATAGATGCTTATTCTTTTGGCTATTAATGATTTCACCAATgtcctttcttccttttataaTACATTTCACTTCTAAAGCCATTTTGAGCTCATCTGAAAAGTGGGGAAGGGAGTGTTAAGTCTCCTGTTCCTGATTCTCTGGTTTACTTGATGTGTTGTGAAAGGAAGtggtttttgatgttttggtgTGTGCAATACAGATCTTTGCTGCATCATGTCCATTTTGGAGCACATGCCAAATAGACTCGTACTGCAATTTGTGGCTTTGGCATACTTAATGCATTTGCTATGAAATGTGGGCTTATACATATTACATATATGCAGATTCCAATTGTATCTTCTGCAGAAGCTGCTGAATTGGCTTCAAAGTATCGGAAACAAGGATTCCAAACTTTAAAGTTGAAGGTGGGAAAGAACCTTAAGGAGGACATAGAAGTTCTTCAAGCTATACGTGCGGTCCATCCTGATTGCTTATTTATCTTGGATGCTAATGAGGGTTATAAACCAGAGGAAGCTATTGAAGTTCTTGAAGAATTGCACAGTAATTACTTAGTGATGTTGACTTCTGTATGCTAGCTTATCAACTAACTAGATCAGAAGAGGAGATAATTGGATTATATCTGAACTCCCCCGTCACATATATAATTACAATTCatctaatttcaatttcaagaatTTAGGCTTCTCTGATTGGTGAAActaatttatattatcttgtttCTTCAGAAATGGGGGTAACTCCCATTCTTTTTGAACAACCAGTTCATAGAGATGATTGGGAAGGTCTTGGTCATGTTACTCATATCGCAAAAGGCAAATATGGGGTATCTGTTGCAGCAGATGAGAGTTGTCGTAGCTTAGTTGATGCAAAGAGAATAATAAAAGGAAATCTTGCAGATGTCATTAACATTAAGCTTGCTAAAGTTGGTGTTGTTGGGGGACTTGAAATTATTGAGGAGGCAAGGACATCAGGATTGGATCTGATGATTGGTGGAATGGTTGAGACCAGACTAGCCATGGGCTTTGCTGGTCATCTTGCTGCTGGCTTTGGCTGTTTCAAGTGAGAAATATGTGGTTATGATCCTTTGTTGaaaaaatttacataattagtttattttttccgAGTGACCATCACTTCTGCTTCTTATTTTAGCTGCATGATACTCAATTTTAAATACTTTCTTTTTGGTTGATTGAATTCCAAAACCTTTTATGAAGGTTCATTGATTTGGACACACCCCTTTTACTGTCAGAAGATCCTGTCCTTGAGGGTTATGAAGGTACCTTACTGTTCAACTACATAATGTGAATCATTTTGGTTTCTATGTTCAGCttttaattcttgaaattaatgtttttgatggtgctttaattttttttcttttgatttgttcagTATCGGGTGCTGTTTACAAATTCACAGATGCTCAAGGGCATGCTGGTTTCCTTGACTGGGACAATGTTTTGTGGTAAGTTTCATATTACCATCTTGACCCTCCAATTCACCTGAACAAAAGTGACATACTTTATCACTAATATTTAGAATGTTTTATACTTTGGAATATCAGTGAATCGCATTATCATCCAGATAATGTTAAGAGGATGATGGTCAGTTATCTGTCTCCAATTTTACAGTTGTCTCTAATATTGCTGTGTTACATATGAGCATTTGGCAAAATCTATCAAAATATGGATAGTTTTAGTTCCTTCAATGAAATTCTCTTAGAAGCAAGTGCCAGGTATATGATACAGATTCCTACACCACCCATTATCAACGAGCATGATTACTGGAAAATCAGCTAATTGGTTTCtcctaaaattaaagaaatcttCAATAAAACAACAAACAGCTTGGTATTGCAAACTAGATTCTCTAAAGTTTGCAATGgcaaaattacattttttttttgttgatttctttGGCATATAGAATTGCCTTCTCTTGAGTTGCATGTTG
This window contains:
- the LOC7493512 gene encoding L-Ala-D/L-amino acid epimerase isoform X6, producing the protein MLSIGSLCLSLGTTPKPLKPSKTPKPIRKIYATKAMAGSNPKQVSTFEFRDLMETFAVDVKRAENRPLNVPLIAPFTIASSRLDKVENVAIRIELSDGCVGWGEAPILPFVTAEDQSTAMIKAREACELLKNSSSMKLGLVLERVSEILPGHEFASVRAGVEMALIDAVAKSINVPLWILFGGASDSITTDITIPIVSSAEAAELASKYRKQGFQTLKLKVGKNLKEDIEVLQAIRAVHPDCLFILDANEGYKPEEAIEVLEELHKMGVTPILFEQPVHRDDWEGLGHVTHIAKGKYGVSVAADESCRSLVDAKRIIKGNLADVINIKLAKVGVVGGLEIIEEARTSGLDLMIGGMVETRLAMGFAGHLAAGFGCFKFIDLDTPLLLSEDPVLEGYEVSGAVYKFTDAQGHAGFLDWDNVL
- the LOC7493512 gene encoding L-Ala-D/L-amino acid epimerase isoform X1 produces the protein MLSIGSLCLSLGTTPKPLKPSKTPKPIRKIYATKAMAGSNPKQVSTFEFRDLMETFAVDVKRAENRPLNVPLIAPFTIASSRLDKVENVAIRIELSDGCVGWGEAPILPFVTAEDQSTAMIKAREACELLKNSSSMKLGLVLERVSEILPGHEFASVRAGVEMALIDAVAKSINVPLWILFGGASDSITTDITIPIVSSAEAAELASKYRKQGFQTLKLKVGKNLKEDIEVLQAIRAVHPDCLFILDANEGYKPEEAIEVLEELHKMGVTPILFEQPVHRDDWEGLGHVTHIAKGKYGVSVAADESCRSLVDAKRIIKGNLADVINIKLAKVGVVGGLEIIEEARTSGLDLMIGGMVETRLAMGFAGHLAAGFGCFKFIDLDTPLLLSEDPVLEGYEVSGAVYKFTDAQGHAGFLDWDNVLWIKHAYQDIKERRLPWPCQCLAKLRVTTDKPGKRVISAVNTCSTTAFNLNV
- the LOC7493512 gene encoding L-Ala-D/L-amino acid epimerase isoform X2, whose translation is MLSIGSLCLSLGTTPKPLKPSKTPKPIRKIYATKAMAGSNPKQVSTFEFRDLMETFAVDVKRAENRPLNVPLIAPFTIASSRLDKVENVAIRIELSDGCVGWGEAPILPFVTAEDQSTAMIKAREACELLKNSSSMKLGLVLERVSEILPGHEFASIPIVSSAEAAELASKYRKQGFQTLKLKVGKNLKEDIEVLQAIRAVHPDCLFILDANEGYKPEEAIEVLEELHKMGVTPILFEQPVHRDDWEGLGHVTHIAKGKYGVSVAADESCRSLVDAKRIIKGNLADVINIKLAKVGVVGGLEIIEEARTSGLDLMIGGMVETRLAMGFAGHLAAGFGCFKFIDLDTPLLLSEDPVLEGYEVSGAVYKFTDAQGHAGFLDWDNVLWIKHAYQDIKERRLPWPCQCLAKLRVTTDKPGKRVISAVNTCSTTAFNLNV